The Artemia franciscana chromosome 21, ASM3288406v1, whole genome shotgun sequence genome includes the window TTATACAGAAACGTCCTGATGGATGAGCCAGGAAATCATTATGAAAGGTGTTATTATATCCGAAGAACAAATTTAAAGGAGTAAAATTATGGAGCCTTCTTGTCAATTAGTTTCATATTTGTGTGGTTATATAAATAGTTCATCCATAGCAGTTCAGAGCCACTCAACAATTCATGGGATGaataaacattttattaaaCTAGTAGCATCATGAAATAAACATTAGTTCATATCCTTCTAGAATCGGAAAAGAAAACGTTTTAAGAGCTTATCTTCAACAGCCTCTCAAGTACTCAAGGAAGCCAAAGCATAGATAAAGCGCAAGTAGAAAATAGGGAAGCATCTCAAGTGGTCAAGAGAAAAATTTCAGGTTTTGTGAAAAACACTTTAAGCGTAGACCAGAGACTTGAGACCCTAACAATTTCCTTTGCGTTGGAGGCtgcctaccttgtccccgcaatttaagggaaaagcccggcgggtaccacggctcttgcaaacagcTCTCCCCCATGCTTCTGCTTACTTCTCTCCTCTTACCTTTACTTTTCTCCTTTATCGTAACGCAATCGTCCAAACGATGAAAAAGTTTGAGAAAACCCAAAACAAGCAAATCCTTTCTCTCGTCAACTCGTCAACGCAGCGTTATTTCCTTTAACTATTTGCGCAATCCAATTAGATTCAGAGTTAAATTAAATCACTTAGTCCAAGTCTCTGCAGTTAATAAATCACTAGATCCCAAGGGAATTTATAATAAGTAGCAAAAGTGTCAGTACCAGGTAAAAAGGTAATCCGATCATAAATGTCTCTGGGGAAATCACACAGGTTGAACCTTGCTTTATTAAAAGGTTAATATCCAAAAACAAGGTGTTCATATTCTTCAAAATCCGAAGTTCCGATTTAACTGATACAAGTTCATTCTCCAGcatattatgtttattttcaatcgTTGTAACACGATTAGTCACTGCACTAATATCTGATTAGTCGCTTTGAATGTTCTCATTATTGTGGTTTTTCGCAAAGATGTGGGTCTCACCTATGTACCacctaataagaaaaataaggatCTCACAagagaaataaataacaaaaagtttTGAGCCGCTATGCTCTATTGAAGTCATATAGCACTTCCCATCACTTGAGACATTATTCAATATGGCTTGAACATTTTCAATCCAGATGTTGctatttttttcgtaaaaaatgggaaattttgCGGATCGGCTTGATCTAAGGAGCTCAAACTCAGAGGGAAAGTCTGTCTCGTctagaatttatttaaatatactatTATGCACGATAGGCTCTGCATCCAGCTCATTGCTCAGGAGCTTgagaatttttccaaattcttcTGGGGTTGAAAGAGGAGAATATGACGGAATTCTGGACAAAAAATCGTTTTTCTGTTGAATATATGCTGCCACATTTATAAGCTTGGACAGACTGGAATAGATTTGCTTTCCTGTCGATAGAAAATTAAGCATTGTGCAAGCGACTAGGTCATCAAGTGCATTTTTACTGGACGCCTCATTGTCCAATGTAGCCTTTAATGTGTTTCTTAGGATTCCAGTACGTCTTTGAAATTCATTGATTGTGAACTCGATATTAGCAATCTCAGACTTAACTTCGATAGCCTTTTCTGCAAGATCAATTTTTAAATCAACAAGAGACATCAGCGAATCAAGCTCCGGTACGTTTTAGCCTCCTAGTAGGCTAGAAGCATCGAAAATTACAGATTTTAACCGAGAAACCAACTGACGAACTTCGTGACGTTGAAACCTGGTGCTTATATCATTATTTGTCAATGAAACAGGAGTATAAGCATTCATCAAATCCGAAAATTGAACTCCAAACTCTATTTGATCTGTTATTCTAGTGTTGTTAAcacttttgataaaattttgaattttttcacttTACTCATTTTTTGTGTTGTGACTAGCTCTAACAAGCGATAAATAATCTTGATACACTTTGTCGATGTTCATTGTCTGTTCTGAAGTTAACAAGTCTACAAATCCTTCAGGTCCAGTAACTAAACCTCCAGTATTCCCATAAATGGCTGAAAAAACATTTCCAAGGTCAAACACAGTTTTGATAATCATCttcctaatttcttttttactcttagACAAAAAGTCTTCTGATTCTGACAAAAGTTTAAATCTCAATTTGTCGACAATATGTTTAAGGTGGCCTGTGTTAAAGTGACTAATTTCATCATTAACTAGccttaatttgtttatttatttttttaaatcatctcTCAGAGACTCTTGTCTAATTCTGTAAGCATGGATCGATTGATCTGCTAAAATTACGTAATCTGTAACAAGGCTGTCAAAGTTTTTGCTATTTAGCAAAGCTGGATATTGAACTCTTAAATTAGAAAGCTTATTATTCTGTATTGCAGCATGAATGATATCTTTTTCAATAAGATAAATCATTCCAGGGATATTTCGTTCTCTTATACGTGTTGAGTCCTCTTTTTCCTTTAAGCTTAAAGAgtttctttctttaaatatagaaaaaagactGCTCTCAGTAATTATTGTGTATTCGATTTcacttctaattttattttcactcccatcttttcctttctttccaGCATTTCCAGTTTCACTGCTTTCTTGTCTTTCAGACCAAGTTTCTTTGTCATTGCTTAAGTCAGTCGTAAGAACTTTTTTCGATTTGACTTCAGTAGTGGTATTGAAATTTCCTTCGACAGGTTTGAATGTTACATGATTAGGTTGTATTACACGTTCAATAGCTGTGAATGATGAATGATTATAGTACTCCAATATTCTAGTGtatgtttttgtcaaaaccATAATTTTTCCACCTTTACCTCCAAGACCTCCTTTGCCACCTCTACCACCTTTTCCTCCTTTTCCACCTTTAGTTAATAGAACAAAATGTTTTCTAAAGCTTGCATTAACATCAAGCAGAAGTCCTCCAGACTTACCTCCATTTCCTCCAGGTTGGCCAGGATCCCCCTGAAGACCTTTTCCGCCAGGCATTGCATTAGTCGATGTGTAATTCAAGTTTGTAATAGTTGTAATTTTGACATAATAAATCCTAGTGaaaggaacaaaaagacatacaAAATTATTAATCAATAATGGAGCTAAACAGCTAAACACCCTTAGTTTGCTCTCAATTGTTTCCTCCACATGTTTAGAGGTTTCGTTTAGTAAATCCTCCTTTTTAGCATCATAGAaggaaatattataaaacataGGATATATGGTTCCGCTTTTTCCTTCAGCTCCCTATGAACCATTAAAACCATCTCCTCCTTCACCACCATTTCCTCCACTTCCGCTGATGCTCAACACACCACCACTGACTTTATAATGCACCTTTATTGATACGGTTCCTCTGCTAAAGCCATTTCTCCCTACGTGACCAATACTTGACTTCAAAGGAGGATCAGGCGTTACTAAATAGAGATTGGAACCGCTATcatcaatatttaaataaactgTTTCGATCGAAAGAAACTTTAAAGTTGTGCTGGTGTTGCCGTGAATATTTACGTTGAGGCAAGTTAGCTGAAGTTCCTCTATATCTGAGGATAAAGATGATACTATAGAATtcaaatcacattctttatcaaaTGTTCTCGTTGTATTGCCGTTTAAAGTATTCCTTGGGGACAGGATATTGAAATCGAATCATATTTCACTTGAATCCATCCGTTCATGGAAGTCGAGTCTATTCCTTAGCATTTCCAAGTTTTTGTTGAAAGATAATACTACATATTGAACCATCCTGTGTCCGTTTTCTAGATGGCCATTCAAATTACATGGTAAGATTGATGAAGGTATatcaaactgatttttttttgcaacactatttctaaaactttcaaacGTGTTAAATGCTTTGTTAATGTCTCTTGTTGAGTTCAACGTATTCAGGATTCGAATACCTTCCTGTACAAGTTTCTCTGCTTCAGCACGTTCAATATAAGCAATTGACATTCGTTGTATGGAACatcaaataaacatattttctatttccaATAAAAATGAGTCTGATGCCTATAGGAAAAGTTGATGCCtatagttgttgtttttgtgcTACTTCTTCCCTGGAGAAACATTTCTTCCCTGATAGCAATGAGGCAATGGTTGATTTTCCAGATCCACGGCGTCCCAAAAGAACCACAAGTACTTGTGGCCTAGAAAAGTTGCCTAGCTCTTCTAACCGAATTTTACCACTCTCTTGGAGAACACCAagcattttttcttctgttacaTCTCCTGTTCCTAATTTGTgaactttaatttcttttgggtAGTTACTCTTCATCCTTAAGGTACCATGggatttcttatttaataagaATGTCCATGTACCACTAGAACAGCCTTTATACAAAAGAGGGTTTCCACCAAAGTTACTATCTAACGTAATATCAAACGTCCCTGAATTTCTTGTACACGAACATTTCAGCAATAAGTATTTGAAATCATTCTTCACTGAAAGCTTTACAGAAGCATCTTTGTGAAGAATGAGCTGCTGGCTTTCTCTTCTGCTTtgtacctgaaaaaaaaatcagtggtAAATATTGATTAGGTTTTTGAGTTACAGCCATTCTTAGCATGCATGGTGTACCATGacaagaaattctttttattttcatcttgaAAGTTTTGCTtgatatactaaaataaaattgtagtcTGGACTGAAAGATGGCAATAAATTTCACTAATGAATAAATGCTTAATTATTTACTACGTGATGGTAGTCATA containing:
- the LOC136040549 gene encoding uncharacterized protein LOC136040549, whose translation is MFYNISFYDAKKEDLLNETSKHVEETIESKLRVFSCLAPLLINNFVCLFVPFTRIYYVKITTITNLNYTSTNAMPGGKGLQGDPGQPGGNGESILGGDSLDSLSFGSMMSFSNKGQMASKNQVFVQREMSPSPRLCRSNSMRSSKSDKIYSALIQRVEDMENVETMDSVMAQR